One window of Mucilaginibacter inviolabilis genomic DNA carries:
- the gltB gene encoding glutamate synthase large subunit — MNQTESHQGLYRPEFEHDSCGTGFITNINGHKSYQIIDDALTMLENMEHRGACGCDPETGDGAGILIQLPHEFFMEECSNLEISLPEPGEYGVGMIFFPKDSAQKKACRNVITNAIEKLGLIKLGYRKLTVDSMAVGETARQAEPDVEQIFIARPGSITNADDFERKLFILRRYINKTIVETIPGAGEHFYFTSLSCKTIVYKGQVTTYQLRKYYSDLNDPRIASGFAMIHSRFSTNTFPSWKLAQPFRLIAHNGEINTLTGNLNWFYSGLKSYASTYFSAEEMEMIMPVIDNNQSDSACLDNIIEILLHSGRSLPHVMMMLIPEAWDGNEQMDPVKKAFYEYHATLMEPWDGPAAISFTDGKLVGAVLDRNGLRPLRYVITNDNRVIAASEAGTLAIDESTVVRKGRLQPGKMLLIDTEKGRIITDDEIKKEISGQQPYGRWLENYKINLGELAEPRLAFASLSESAVFRYQQVFGYSREDIDTIIKPMAVDGKEPVGSMGTDVPLAILSDKPQHLSSYFKQFFAQVTNPPIDPIRERLVMSLATFIGNNGNLLDEDKMHCHCVVLKHPILKNHQLEKLRSIDTGLFHAKTLQTYFNADGMPGSLEKGIARLCRYAEDAVDDGFEVLILSDRAVDSEHAPIPSLLAVSAVHHHLVKIGRRGAVGLVVETGDAWEVHHFACLLAFGATAINPYLALSTIETIKNNGSLETSLDIKYLQKNYVKSVNDGLLKIFSKMGISTLQSYHGSQVFEILGLNKAVVDRYFCGAVSRIGGLGLDEIAREALCKHRIGFSAKAADNLLPEGGIYQWKRRGEAHLFNPTTVHLLQHATRTNDYEVYKNYAKVINEQTEKHFTIRGLLDFAHHREAITIDEVEPAENIMKRFATGAMSFGSISHEAHSTMAIAMNRIGGKSNTGEGGEDEMRYEILPNGDSMRSAIKQIASARFGVTSNYLTNADELQIKMAQGAKPGEGGQLPGHKVDDWIAKTRHSTPGVGLISPPPHHDIYSIEDLAQLIFDLKNANRAARINVKLVSKAGVGTIAAGVAKAHADVILIAGYDGGTGASPISSVKHAGLPWELGLTEAHQTLVRNKLRSRVVLQTDGQLKTGRDLAIAALMGAEEWGVATAALVAGGCIMMRKCHLNTCPVGVATQDPELRKLFSGKPEHVVNLFKFMAEELREIMAELGFRTINEMVGRVQFLKVKDHLDNWKAKKIDLSGILHPVTNTKGMTLYNSESQDHGMADILDWKLVESAKAALEDKTPVFASFDVINVNRTIGTLLSNEVSKKYGSAGLPDNTINYKFKGSAGQSFGAFATKGLSFELEGEANDYVGKGLSGAQLAIYPAGNATFVPKDNIIIGNVALYGATSGEVFIGGMAGERFAVRNSGATTVVEGIGDHGCEYMTGGRALILGQTGRNFAAGMSGGIAWVYNPEGTFAENCNTEMVDLDPLSAQDGEQIQALLRKHISLTGSKLAQQILSNWAQASTQFVKVYPKEYKKAIEKLQYQTIG; from the coding sequence TTACCAGATCATTGACGATGCGCTAACTATGTTGGAAAACATGGAACACCGCGGCGCTTGCGGATGCGATCCTGAAACCGGCGACGGCGCAGGTATACTGATACAATTGCCACATGAATTTTTCATGGAAGAATGCTCAAACCTGGAGATCAGCCTGCCTGAACCCGGTGAGTATGGTGTGGGGATGATATTTTTTCCAAAAGATTCGGCACAAAAGAAAGCATGCCGAAATGTGATCACCAATGCTATTGAAAAGCTGGGTTTGATCAAGTTAGGCTATCGTAAGCTTACTGTCGATTCGATGGCTGTTGGCGAAACCGCCCGCCAGGCCGAACCGGATGTTGAGCAGATTTTTATTGCCCGCCCGGGCAGCATTACCAATGCCGATGATTTTGAACGTAAACTGTTTATATTAAGAAGGTATATTAATAAAACCATCGTCGAAACTATTCCCGGCGCCGGTGAGCATTTTTATTTTACATCATTATCATGTAAAACCATTGTTTATAAAGGGCAGGTTACTACCTATCAACTGCGTAAATATTATTCAGATCTGAACGATCCGCGTATCGCATCTGGCTTTGCCATGATCCACTCGCGTTTCTCTACCAATACCTTCCCGTCATGGAAATTGGCGCAACCTTTCCGCCTGATTGCCCATAACGGCGAGATTAATACCCTTACCGGTAACTTAAACTGGTTCTACTCTGGTTTAAAATCTTATGCTTCGACCTATTTCAGTGCCGAAGAAATGGAGATGATCATGCCGGTGATCGACAATAACCAGTCCGACTCTGCCTGTCTGGATAATATCATCGAGATATTACTGCATTCAGGCCGTTCATTACCACATGTAATGATGATGCTGATCCCCGAAGCATGGGACGGCAACGAGCAGATGGATCCGGTTAAAAAAGCATTCTACGAATATCATGCTACTTTAATGGAGCCATGGGATGGCCCTGCCGCTATCAGCTTTACCGATGGTAAACTGGTTGGCGCTGTACTTGATCGTAATGGTCTGCGCCCGTTGCGTTATGTGATCACTAATGATAACCGTGTAATTGCAGCTTCAGAGGCAGGCACACTGGCTATTGACGAAAGTACCGTAGTACGTAAAGGACGTTTACAGCCCGGTAAAATGCTATTGATTGATACCGAAAAAGGCAGGATCATTACCGATGATGAAATAAAAAAAGAGATTAGCGGACAACAACCATATGGCCGCTGGCTGGAAAACTATAAAATAAACCTGGGCGAACTGGCCGAACCGCGTTTGGCATTTGCCAGCCTGTCTGAGTCGGCAGTGTTCCGTTACCAGCAGGTATTTGGCTACAGCCGCGAGGATATCGACACTATCATTAAACCAATGGCGGTTGATGGTAAAGAGCCTGTAGGTTCTATGGGTACGGATGTGCCTCTGGCTATCCTGTCTGACAAACCACAGCACCTGTCGAGCTATTTTAAACAGTTTTTTGCCCAGGTTACCAACCCGCCGATAGATCCTATCCGCGAGCGTTTGGTAATGAGTTTGGCTACCTTCATCGGCAACAACGGTAACCTGTTGGATGAAGATAAAATGCACTGCCATTGCGTAGTGTTAAAACACCCGATATTAAAAAATCACCAGTTAGAGAAACTGCGCAGTATTGATACCGGTTTGTTCCATGCTAAAACCCTGCAAACTTATTTTAATGCCGATGGCATGCCGGGTTCACTGGAAAAAGGTATAGCCAGACTTTGCCGCTATGCCGAAGATGCGGTTGATGACGGTTTTGAGGTATTGATCCTGTCGGATCGTGCGGTGGATTCTGAACATGCGCCTATACCATCACTACTGGCAGTATCTGCGGTTCACCATCATTTGGTTAAGATCGGTCGCCGCGGTGCAGTAGGCCTGGTTGTGGAAACCGGCGATGCCTGGGAAGTACACCATTTTGCCTGCTTGCTGGCTTTTGGTGCAACGGCTATCAATCCTTACCTGGCCCTGTCAACCATCGAAACTATCAAAAACAATGGCAGCCTGGAAACCAGCCTGGATATCAAGTATCTGCAAAAGAATTATGTAAAATCTGTAAACGATGGCTTGCTGAAGATCTTCTCTAAAATGGGGATCTCTACCTTGCAGTCATACCACGGATCACAGGTGTTTGAAATATTAGGTTTGAACAAAGCTGTTGTTGATCGTTATTTCTGCGGTGCTGTAAGTCGCATAGGCGGTTTAGGTCTGGATGAAATTGCCCGCGAAGCTCTTTGCAAACACCGCATTGGTTTTAGTGCAAAAGCGGCTGATAACTTACTGCCCGAAGGTGGTATCTATCAGTGGAAACGTCGTGGTGAAGCCCACTTGTTTAACCCAACTACTGTACACTTATTACAGCATGCTACCCGTACTAATGACTACGAAGTATATAAAAACTACGCTAAAGTAATTAACGAGCAAACCGAAAAGCATTTCACCATCCGTGGCCTGCTTGATTTTGCCCATCACCGTGAGGCCATCACCATTGATGAGGTTGAACCGGCCGAAAACATCATGAAACGCTTTGCAACGGGCGCCATGTCATTCGGTTCTATCTCGCATGAGGCACACAGCACCATGGCTATCGCCATGAATCGCATTGGCGGTAAAAGTAATACCGGCGAAGGTGGTGAAGACGAAATGCGCTATGAAATATTGCCAAACGGCGATTCGATGCGTTCGGCTATTAAACAGATCGCTTCGGCTCGTTTTGGTGTAACCTCCAATTATTTGACTAATGCAGATGAGCTGCAGATAAAAATGGCCCAGGGTGCAAAACCGGGCGAAGGCGGACAATTACCCGGTCATAAAGTGGACGACTGGATCGCTAAAACCCGTCACTCTACACCGGGTGTTGGTTTGATCTCTCCGCCACCGCACCACGATATTTATTCTATCGAAGATTTGGCTCAATTGATATTCGACTTAAAGAATGCCAACCGCGCCGCGCGTATCAACGTAAAACTGGTTTCAAAAGCAGGCGTAGGTACTATTGCTGCGGGGGTTGCCAAAGCACACGCCGATGTGATCCTGATTGCCGGATATGATGGTGGTACAGGCGCATCGCCAATAAGCTCTGTAAAACACGCGGGCTTACCATGGGAACTTGGTTTAACCGAGGCTCATCAAACCCTGGTACGCAACAAACTGCGTAGCCGTGTGGTATTGCAAACAGATGGTCAGTTAAAAACCGGTCGTGACCTGGCTATTGCCGCCCTGATGGGTGCCGAAGAATGGGGCGTAGCTACTGCTGCCCTTGTTGCCGGCGGCTGTATCATGATGCGCAAATGCCACCTGAACACCTGCCCGGTAGGTGTGGCCACACAAGATCCTGAATTGCGTAAGCTATTCTCTGGCAAGCCTGAGCATGTGGTGAACTTGTTTAAGTTTATGGCCGAAGAGCTGCGCGAAATCATGGCCGAACTGGGCTTCCGTACCATCAATGAGATGGTGGGCCGTGTTCAGTTCCTGAAAGTAAAAGACCACCTGGATAACTGGAAAGCTAAAAAGATTGATCTTTCCGGCATCCTGCACCCGGTAACCAATACCAAAGGCATGACCCTGTACAACAGCGAAAGCCAGGATCATGGCATGGCCGATATCCTGGACTGGAAACTGGTGGAAAGCGCTAAAGCAGCCTTGGAAGATAAAACGCCTGTATTTGCATCATTTGATGTGATCAACGTTAACCGTACCATCGGTACTTTGTTATCCAACGAAGTATCTAAAAAATATGGATCGGCAGGATTACCGGATAATACCATCAACTACAAGTTTAAAGGTTCAGCCGGTCAAAGCTTCGGCGCGTTTGCCACTAAAGGTTTATCCTTTGAGCTGGAAGGCGAAGCAAATGACTATGTAGGTAAAGGTTTATCAGGAGCACAACTGGCTATTTACCCGGCAGGTAATGCCACTTTTGTACCAAAAGATAATATCATCATCGGTAACGTGGCCCTGTATGGCGCTACATCCGGCGAGGTATTCATCGGCGGTATGGCAGGCGAGCGTTTCGCGGTGCGTAACTCCGGTGCAACAACAGTTGTTGAAGGTATAGGCGACCACGGTTGCGAATACATGACCGGCGGTCGTGCGTTGATCCTGGGACAAACAGGCAGAAACTTCGCGGCGGGTATGAGCGGTGGTATAGCCTGGGTATACAATCCGGAAGGTACTTTTGCCGAAAACTGCAACACCGAGATGGTTGACCTTGATCCGCTATCTGCACAGGATGGGGAACAAATACAGGCATTGTTACGCAAGCACATCAGCTTAACCGGCAGCAAACTGGCACAGCAGATCCTGAGCAATTGGGCGCAAGCATCTACACAGTTTGTAAAAGTGTATCCGAAAGAGTATAAAAAAGCAATAGAGAAATTACAATATCAAACAATAGGCTAA